ACACGGGTGCCGCGGCTGGCCTGGTGGAAAACCTCAACCTGCGTGTCACCCAGTTACGCAGTGTGGATGGCGAGCTGATCACCATCCCCAACAGCACGATTACCCAGATCAAGAACCTCACCCGAAGCTGGTCCAGGGTGGCCTTCAGCATCAGTGTGGCGTACGAGACCGATCCGGATAAGGCCCTGCGTGTGCTGAACGACGTTGCCCGTCAGCTGTATGAAGATCCGAACTGGCATGACAAAATCGTGTCTGAACCCACGGTGTTGGGCATCGATAGCGTCACTTCCACCGGAATCGCCATCACCACCTGGATTCAGACGGAGCCGGCCCAGCAATGGGCCGTGGGTCGTGAGTTCCGGCTGCGGGTGAGACGCGCCTTTTCCGAGCACAGGATCGACATCGGCACTCCCCGTCAGACCTACCGGCTGGAGCCGCCACTGCCGGAGCTGCCGGATTCGGAGCCTGCTCACGGCTTGAAGGTGTAGGTGAGGCCGGTGACGTACTGGAGGTTCAGATTGGGATTGTCTCTCACCGGTCTGGTCGTGTACCGCCACACGACCCTGCTGCTCCAGGCCCAGCGCTTGCTGATCGGCACGTTCAGATTCACGTCGGAGTACATCACCAGTTGATCCAGCTGATCGGAGCCGGCCCCCACCGCCAGGGTGGGGGAGAGGGTGGCACGACCGATGGGGATCCCGCGGCCGAACAGGATCAACACGACGGAGGGCGTGAGTTCATTCCTTTCCAGCTTGAAGTTCAGATCTTCGTACTCATAACGAGCGCCGAGGATGCCGAACTGAAGATCAAGGAAGTGTTCGGTGCTCCGCCCCCTCCAGAGGTTGATTCCCGGGCCGACATAGGAGGCCACCAACGCGGAGGTGTCTTCGTCATCGCTTCCGCTGGCGAACACACCGGAATTGACATTGGTGAAGTTGCTCACGAACAGGTGCCAGTCGTCATTGAGGTGATAGCGGTACATCAAACTCGAGGCGATGTTGGGCTTGATGCGGTTGTTGTCCCTGCCGCTGTCGTAGTCGATCACGAACAGGCCATCGGCGCTCAGATCCTGCCGTGACCAGGGTTTGAACAGGCTGAAGCTGAGGCTGCCGAGCATGGTCGTTTCGTCGAACGACGTTCCCGTCACGCCTAAGCCCGCTTTCAATCGGCCGGGTCCTTCCGGGAAGGGATAGGCCACGGTCTGCTCGCTGGCATCGCCTTGGGCCAGGGCGTCCTGCTGCAGAGCGCGGCTGGTGTCTACATCCCCAAGGGCTGCGTATCCCAGCGCCAGCCTGCTCTGCCACACCCGGCGTGACGTCGCTGGGGTGATGGCCTCCACGGTCTTGCGGGCTTCCTGCAACGCAGCCTTGGCGGCCTCGGCCTCGCCCAGCTGTGCCCGCAGGCGAGCAATCGTCAGCCAGTCGTCCACCTGGGACTCCGAGGCGGGCTGGCCGCGCACGATCTCCTCCGCAGCCGCCAGCCAGGGCCCCGGATCCTCCGCACAGGTGGTGGCCAGACACCAGGCCACCTGGTCGAGCAGCACCCGCGCCTGGGCGGAGAGCTCCTGCTCGCTGCCGGACGCCGCAGGCGGTTCCGCGGCCACGGGTTCTGCCACCGGGGGGTCATCCGCGAGAGCCGCGCCCGGGGCCAGGGACAGCGCACTCACCAGGCCAACGAGGGCGGTGCCGGGGAGCGTCTCTCTCCAGCTGCCGCCTCGGATCGCCAATCCACCATCGCGCCGTCGCGCGAACCTTAAACCGGTACTTCACCGCCTGTTGGAGGTCTCCAAATCCCCACAGGGCCGTTGCATTCCGTCACAACCCGACGCGCTGCGGCCGTGGTCTGCCGATCGTGGATGGTGCGTGCCGCTCGGCGTCCACCTCCGTCCAGGTTTCAGCAGGCAAAGCCTCAGCGCCCGGATCTCCGGCCGGGCCTTCTGCCTCCGGGCCCTCGGCCTGAGTACCCGCCCCACCAGCCAACCTCTGCGCTCACCCCGCCCCGATGCTGGAGCTGCTCCCCGCGCTCAACGACCGCAACCTGCCGTGGATGGACACGATCCATCCGATCGTGGTGCACTTCGTGATCGCCATGGCCCTGATCAGCGTGGTGTTCGATCTGATCGGCCGCTTCGGCCGTCGGCCGGCCCTCTACGAGGTGAGCTTCTGGAACCTGCTGGTGGCCACCGTGGCCATCTTCGTGGCGATCATCTTCGGCCAGATCGAGGCGGGCCTGGCCAATCCCTACGGCGCAGCCAGCACGATCCTCAACCTGCACAGCACCCTGGGCTGGTCGCTTGCGGGGGTGCTGGCCCTGCTCTCGGGCTGGCGCTACGTGATCCGCAGCCGTGATCCCCTGCGCCTGCCGCCGGCCTTCCTGGGTGCCGGCGCCCTGCTGAGCGTGCTGGTGGTGGTGCAGGTGCTGCTGGGCAACCAGCTGGTGTGGGTGTATGGGCTCCACACGGTGCCCGTGGTGGAAGCGGTGCGCGCGGGGCTGGTGTGATGGCTTTTGTTGCCGGGAAGACAGCCTTTGCTGCGCTCCGTGCCTTCACGCCGGTGGCCGATCAGCTGGGCCCCAACCAGCTGCCCTACGGCATGCCCGTGCACCCCAACCTGGTGCACTTCACGATCGGGCTGTTCGTGATCGCGATCGTGTTCGACATCGCCGGCGCCCTGTTTCCGCTGGAGAAGCGCCTGTTCCGCTTCCTGGCCCTGCCGGTGACGCGGGCCGGCTTCCACGACGTGGGCTGGTACAACCTGCTGGCCTGTGCGGCCGTGAGCTTCCTCACGGTGGCGGCGGGGTTCTACGAGATGCTGCTGGCGGTGCCGATCCCGGGCGGCCGCAGCGACTTCGGCCTCGGCAGCGCCTCGACCATGCTCTGGCATGGCGTGGGCGGCGTGGTGGTGCTGCTGCTGATCGTGGCGATGACGGTGTGGCGCGGTCTGCAGCGCTTCCGCTGGCGTCGGGATCTGGGCCGGCAGGTGCAGTGGAGCTACCTGGTGGCGGGCCTGGGCCTGTTCGTGCTGATCGGCGTGCACGGCACCCTCGGCGCCCAGCTGGCCGGTGAGTTCGGCGTGCATGTCACCGCCGATCAACTGGTGGCGGCGGGTCTGAACCTGCGGGAGGCCCTGCCATGACCACCGCCACCCCATCGGGCTCCCCAAGGCTCTGGGCCGTCGCGTTGCTGCTGGCCGCGGTGCTGGCCGATCTGGCCGCCAGCTTCTGGATGGCTGCCCAGTCGCACCGCTGGCTGCCGGTGCCGGCCTCCGCGGCTGCCGGCCCGGTGGACGATCTGTTCGCCCTGGAGGTGGGCATCGGCAGCTTCATCTTCTTCGGCTGCAGCGGCGTGATGCTGTGGACGCTGCTGTTCAACCGCGCCCCCAAGTACGACCTGGACAACGGCGATCCGATCGAGGGCAACCTCAAGCTGGAGATCGTGTGGACCCTGATCCCGCTGGTGATCGTGATGCTGATCGCCTGGAAGGCGATCGACGTGAGCGACACCCTCGCCACCCTGGGCGGCAAGGTGCGGGTGAGCGGCGGCCATGCCGCCATGCACGGCGCCGAGGGGCCCATGGCTGCGGAGCTCGCGGCGGAGGATCCGGCCGCCGAGGCCCCGATCCAGGTGATCGGCCGCCAGTGGAGCTGGGAGTTCATCTACCCCAACGGCGTGCACAGCAGCGAGCTGCACCTGCCGGAAGGCCAGCGCAGCTTCCTGCGGCTGAGCGCCACCGATGTGATCCACGGCTTCTACGTGCCGGCCTTCCGCCTCAAGCAGGACCTGATCCCCGGCAGCGTGATCGATTACAGCCTCATCCCCACCCGCGCCGGCCGCTACCGGCTGCGGGATTCGATGTTCAGCGGCGGCTACTTCGCCTCCAACCAGACCGATGTGGTGGTGGAGCCGCCCGAGGTGCATGCGGCCTGGCTCAAGCAGGCCCTGCGCCAGCCGCTGCGGCCGGCCGCCAATGCCGCCACCGATCTCTATGCCCAGCGCCTGGCCCGGGGTGACCGGGGCTGGGCCACCGTGCCGCCGGCGCCGCCGCCGCTGGTGCACGTGAGCGCCGATCCCACCGCCAGTCACGAGGGCTGACCATGACCAGCACCACCCCGGCACCCGCCCCCGCTCCCTCCTTCGATCCCCGTGTGCTCAAGGCACCCCATCCGGTGCCCGGCGCGCCCAACAACTGGCGGCGCTTCCTGAGCTTCAACACCGACGCCAAGGTGATCGGTCTGCAGTACATGATCACCGCACTGTTCTTTCTGCTGGTGGGCGGCCTGCTGTCGATGATCATGCGCGGCGAGCTGATCACACCGGCTGCGGATCTGGTGGATCCCAGCGTGTACAACGGGCTCTACACGATGCACGGAACGGTGATGCTGTTCCTGTTTCTGTTCCCCATCCTCAACGGCTTCAACAACCTGCTGATCCCACCGATGATCGGCGCGCCGGACATGGCCTTTCCGCGCCTGAACGCGGCCGCCTTCTGGATGGTGCCGGTGTTCGGGGTGATCCTGATGGCCAGCTTCCTGGTGCCGGGGGGCCCCTCGGGAGCGGGCTGGTGGGCCTATCCGCCCCAGAGCATCCAGAACCCGCTGGGGCACTTCCTCAACGGCCAGTTCCTGTGGATCCTGGCGGTGGCGCTCTCGGGCATCTCCTCGATCATGGGGGCGGTGAACTTCATCACCACGATCATCCGCATGCGGGCGCCCGGCATGGGCTGGTTCCGGATGCCGATCTTCTGCTGGACGGCGGTGGCCGCCCAGGCGATCCAGCTGATCGGCCTGCCGGTGCTCACCGCCGGGGCGGTGCTGCTGCTGTTCGACCTGAGCTTCGGCACCAGCTTCTACCGGCCCGAGGGCGGCGGTGATCCGATGCTGTATCAGCACTTCTTCTGGTTCTATTCCCATCCGGCGGTGTACGTGATGGTGCTGCCGGTGTTCGGCATCTTCTCGGAACTGTTTCCGGTGTATGCCCGCAAGCCCCTGTTCGGCTACCACGTGG
This sequence is a window from Cyanobium sp. PCC 7001. Protein-coding genes within it:
- a CDS encoding DUF2231 domain-containing protein, whose product is MAFVAGKTAFAALRAFTPVADQLGPNQLPYGMPVHPNLVHFTIGLFVIAIVFDIAGALFPLEKRLFRFLALPVTRAGFHDVGWYNLLACAAVSFLTVAAGFYEMLLAVPIPGGRSDFGLGSASTMLWHGVGGVVVLLLIVAMTVWRGLQRFRWRRDLGRQVQWSYLVAGLGLFVLIGVHGTLGAQLAGEFGVHVTADQLVAAGLNLREALP
- a CDS encoding cytochrome c oxidase subunit II, whose protein sequence is MTTATPSGSPRLWAVALLLAAVLADLAASFWMAAQSHRWLPVPASAAAGPVDDLFALEVGIGSFIFFGCSGVMLWTLLFNRAPKYDLDNGDPIEGNLKLEIVWTLIPLVIVMLIAWKAIDVSDTLATLGGKVRVSGGHAAMHGAEGPMAAELAAEDPAAEAPIQVIGRQWSWEFIYPNGVHSSELHLPEGQRSFLRLSATDVIHGFYVPAFRLKQDLIPGSVIDYSLIPTRAGRYRLRDSMFSGGYFASNQTDVVVEPPEVHAAWLKQALRQPLRPAANAATDLYAQRLARGDRGWATVPPAPPPLVHVSADPTASHEG
- a CDS encoding DUF481 domain-containing protein — protein: MAAEPPAASGSEQELSAQARVLLDQVAWCLATTCAEDPGPWLAAAEEIVRGQPASESQVDDWLTIARLRAQLGEAEAAKAALQEARKTVEAITPATSRRVWQSRLALGYAALGDVDTSRALQQDALAQGDASEQTVAYPFPEGPGRLKAGLGVTGTSFDETTMLGSLSFSLFKPWSRQDLSADGLFVIDYDSGRDNNRIKPNIASSLMYRYHLNDDWHLFVSNFTNVNSGVFASGSDDEDTSALVASYVGPGINLWRGRSTEHFLDLQFGILGARYEYEDLNFKLERNELTPSVVLILFGRGIPIGRATLSPTLAVGAGSDQLDQLVMYSDVNLNVPISKRWAWSSRVVWRYTTRPVRDNPNLNLQYVTGLTYTFKP
- a CDS encoding DUF2231 domain-containing protein, giving the protein MLELLPALNDRNLPWMDTIHPIVVHFVIAMALISVVFDLIGRFGRRPALYEVSFWNLLVATVAIFVAIIFGQIEAGLANPYGAASTILNLHSTLGWSLAGVLALLSGWRYVIRSRDPLRLPPAFLGAGALLSVLVVVQVLLGNQLVWVYGLHTVPVVEAVRAGLV
- a CDS encoding cbb3-type cytochrome c oxidase subunit I, encoding MTSTTPAPAPAPSFDPRVLKAPHPVPGAPNNWRRFLSFNTDAKVIGLQYMITALFFLLVGGLLSMIMRGELITPAADLVDPSVYNGLYTMHGTVMLFLFLFPILNGFNNLLIPPMIGAPDMAFPRLNAAAFWMVPVFGVILMASFLVPGGPSGAGWWAYPPQSIQNPLGHFLNGQFLWILAVALSGISSIMGAVNFITTIIRMRAPGMGWFRMPIFCWTAVAAQAIQLIGLPVLTAGAVLLLFDLSFGTSFYRPEGGGDPMLYQHFFWFYSHPAVYVMVLPVFGIFSELFPVYARKPLFGYHVVAIASFAITFLSLIVWVHHMFYSGTPQWMRNLFMVTTMLIAVPTGIKVFAWIGTLWGGKLRLTTAMLFCLGGVFNFIFAGITGIMLATVPVDIHVGNTYFVVGHFHTVIFSTITYGVFAGIYHWFPKFTGRMMYEGLGKLHFLLTFIGSQLTFLPMHAAGLLGMPRRVASYDPEFAFANVLASLGAFLLGVATIPFLLNLVSSWVRGEKAPPNPWHAIGLEWLLPSPPPAENFEHDVPTVVSGPYGYGLGRPLVEHEERYVAKAAKAGATP